GAATGGAGACGACCCGAGCGGGGCTTCGCCTGTTCGTCCAGCAGGGCGGTTGTGCGGGGCTTTCCTACGGGATGCGCTTCGACGGAGAGCCCGAAGAGGACGACACGGTGTACAACCATCACGACCTCCGGGTGTTCGTCGATCCGGCGAGCCTGAAGTACATCGAAGGAAGCGTCCTGGACTACGAAAGCGGGCTGCAGGCCGAGGGGTTCCACGTCGAAAACCCCAACGTCGTCAGCGAGTGTGGCTGTGGCGAATCGTTCCGGACCTGAGTCTCAATTACAACAGACCGTATCAGTCCTCGAGTCTGAACGCGACGGTGACTTCCGCCTGATACTCGCGGTCGTCGGCCGTCGCGACCTCGACGCCGAGTTCGTCGACTTCGACCCAGTGAACGTTGTCGAGGGTCTCCTCTGCGCGGTCGATGGCGTCGTCCGCCGCGGCGTCGAAACTCTCCGAGCTCGTCCCGATCAGCGTGATCTTTTTGAAGACCATGGCGGCACCTACTACCCCACAGACGAACTTAAACGTACGCGAGGGGGAGACTGCTGTCAGTTCTCCGCGAGCATCGCCGTCGAGTGAACGTTTTTGGTGGTCCCTGTTCCACGTCAAGGCATGGTCGACGGCAACACAGAGCCGCCAGCAGTCGACGAACTGACACCACCGGATCGGACGCTGATGGGACCGGGACCGAGCGACGTGAACCCGCGCGTGCTCCGGGCGATGAGCACGCCGCTCGTAGGCCACCTCGACCCCTCGTTCATCGAGATCATGGACGAGGTCCAGGAACTCCTGCGGTACACGTTCCGGACCGACAACCAGTGGACGGTCCCGGTTTCGGGAACCGGCTCCGCGGCGATGGAGGCGGCGATCGGCAACGTCGTCGAACCCGGCGACACGATGCTCGTACCGACGAACGGCTACTTCGGCGGTCGGATGGCGTCGATGGCCCGCCGCGCCGGCGGCGAGGTCGTCGAGGTCGACGCGCCGTGGGGCGAGCCGCTCGAGCCCGCGGCCGTCTCCGACGCGCTGGCCGAACACGACCCCGACGTCTTCGGCTTCGTCCACGCCGAGACGAGCACGGGGGTCCTCCAGCCGAACGTTCCGGAGCTCACGGCGGCGGCCCACGACCACGACGCGCTCGTAATCGCCGACACCGTCACCTCGATCGGCGGCGTCGAACTCCGCGTCGACGAGTGGGACATCGACGTCGCCTACGCCGGCCCCCAGAAGTGTCTCTCCTGTCCGCCGGGGGCGAGTCCGCTCACGCTCTCGGATACGGCGATGGAGAAGGTCCTCTCGCGCGACGAGGACCCTCGCTCGTGGTACCTCGACCTCACCTTACTCGAGGGCTACTGGGGCGACGACCGGTCGTACCACCACACGGCACCGATCACGAACGTGTACGCCATCCGAGAGGCGCTGCGACTGGTCGCCGAAGAAGGAATCGAGCAGCGGTGGGAACGCCACCGCCACCTGGCGGGTGCACTGAAAGCCGGTGTCGAGGGAATGGGCCTCGAGATGAACGCCCCCGACGAGTACTGGCTCCCCAGTCTGAACGCCGTGCGGGTTCCGGAGGGCGTCGACGACGGCGAGGTCTGTGCCGAACTGCTCGAGCGCTACGACCTCGAGATCGCCGGCGGCCTCGGCGACCTCTCCGGCGAGATCTTCAGGATCGGCTGTATGGGTCACTCCGCTCGCCCGCAGAACGTCGCCTACGTGGTGACGGCGCTGGGCGACGTCCTCGAGGACTTCGGCGCGGACGTCGACCCGGGCGCGGGCGTCGCGGGGATGCGGCGGGCGCTCGGCGAGTAAGCGTTCGGACCGGCGAAAATCGGAGACGGGTGACGGGTCACCCGGCGGTCGTGGTGACGGGAACTACGCGGAGGCGTTCGGGCCCGACGGGGCGTGTTCGACCTGGTACTCGTCGCCGTCGACGACGATGATCGCCCACTCGTAGTCGGGATCGGTTCGCTCGAGTCGACGCTCGAGGTCGTCTGCGTCCTCCGGCTGGGCGACGAAACAGCGGAACTCGCCCGGGCCGCTCGGCGGGTCTCGCGTCTCGAGGACGGTATTTACGTGAACGACTTTCCATCCGCGCTCGGCGCGGAACTCCGGACCCGATCCTTCGACGGAGTAGCCCAGTTCGGCGAAGATCGACCTGGCCTGTTCGACGAGCCGCATGTTAACAGGACCCATTCGGGTTAGACGTACACCGCCGGCCATCATAAGCGTTGTTACGTCACAAGAAAGTGCCGCTATCTTTTAGACGTTTTTTGCGCGCCTCGGTCGATGGCACTCGAGTTTTTGCGTTCGATTCCGAGTTAGTTGACGACCTTTCGGTTTTCACCGGCCGTCCCGGGATCTCTCGCGGCGGCGTCGAGACCTGCGGTTCACTCGTGGGCGGCGTCCCACTCCGTCGGCTTGCGGAAGTTGCCACACCGGTTGCACTGGATCCGTCCCATCGAGTCCATCGCGTTGTCGAAGCTCTCGCAGTTCGCACAGAACCAGCCGTATCGGCGCTCGCCCTCGAGGGACTCGTAGGCGACCAGAAACGGCGCCTTCGAACCCCTGTCTCCCTCCGTTTCCGAGACGTACACCGTCCGGCCGTCGTCCGTGGACATGGTTTCCATGCTCGTTCGTAGACCCGCGCGGATTAAAGCCGTGTCTCTCCCTCGCAGAACCTGGAGCCGCGTTCCGGAATCGACGCACTGATGCGCTCGCTGTCGGTATACCCGACGAATGCCCCTCCGTCTGCTGCAGTACTCCGACGTCGAGAACGCCTGCGACGATCCCCCGCGGATCGGCCGGCTCGCGGCGCTGCTTCGTACCTACAGCGACGACGAAACGCTTCTCGTCGGAACCGGCGACAACACCGCTCCGGGCGTGCTCCCGCTGGTCACCGAGGGCAGGCAGGTGCTCGAGTTCTACGACGCCGTCGAACCCGACGTCGCGACGTTCGGCAACCACGACTTCGACTTCGGTCCCGAGGCCGCCCTCGAGGTCGTCCGCGAGTCCCCGCACCGGTGGCTGAGCGCGAACGTCCGGCGAAACGGCGGCGTCTTCGGCGCGGAGGCCGGCGTCGAGCCCTGGACGATCCTCGAGCGCGCGGACACGCGGGTCGGGTTCACCGGCGTGACGACCGCACGGACGGGCTCGCTGAACCCGATGGCGACCGGCCTCGAGTTCCGGGAGCCGATCCCGGCGGCCAGGGACGCGGTCGACGCCCTCCGTGCGGCCGGCGTCGACTGCGTCGTGGTCTGTTCGCACCTGGGGTCGCGCGACGACGAACTGGCCCGCGCCGTCGACGCGGACGTCATCCTGGGCGGTCACGTCGCCAGTTCGCGGATCGAACGGATCGACGGAACCCTCGTGACCCGGCCCGGTGACGGGGGTCACGCCGTCGTCGAAGTAACGATCGACGCCGAGCCGACCGCGACGCTCCGGTCCGCGACGGAGGTGGCGCCGGCGCCCGACGTCGTCTCCGCCTTCGAACGGCTGGTCGAAACGACCGGACTGGACGACGTCGTCGCCCGCGTCGACGAACCGCTCGAGCGCACCGAGGAGACCCTGTTCGGCGGCGAGAGTCCGGTCGGAAACTTCGTCGCCGACGCCTACCGCTGGCAGACCGGCGCCGACGTCGCCCTCCAGAACAGCGGCGGAATCCGGTCGGGCTCGCCCCTCGAGGGCGAGGTGACCGTCGCGGACTGCATCAGTCTGGTGCCGTTCGACGAGCCCCTGACCGTCGCGGAACTCGACGGGGAGACCCTCGAGGCCGTCGTGAGCGACGCCGCGGGGCTCGACCTCAGCTTCGCCGAGGACGACTGGTGGCACGCCCACGTCAGCGGGATGGCCCTCGAGTGGAACCCCGCGGATCACGCGGTCGACCTCCGGCGCGTCGGCGGCGAGCCGTTCGACCCCGACGGAACGTACACCCTCGCCACGTCTGACTACCTGTTTCACACCACCGACGAGTTCCCCGCGCTCGGGCCCGACCACCGGCGAGAACAGACGGCGGCGAGCCAGTACGAGGTCCTCGCGGCGTACGCGCGGGAGTTCGGAATCGAGCCCGGAGTGGATGGGCGGGTGCGACGCGTCGACTGAAAAGTTTACCCGCCCGGACCTCGTTCGCTTCCGTGATGACGCTGGTCGTGGTCCCCGTCAGATATCCGTTAACGAAGCACTCGCGCCAGACGCTCGAGCGCGCGGTCGCTCTCTCTCGCGAACAGGACGCCTCTCTCACCGTCTTACACGTAAACCTCTACCAGAACGGGACGAACGTGACCCGGACGGACCTCAAAGACGAGGTCGAACGGCAGTTCGGGAACGTCTCGAACGTTCGGTACGTGGTCAGGAAGGGATTTCTCGTCGAAGAGAGCATTCTCGACGAGGTGGCCGCCGAGAGGGCGGACGTCGTCGTTATCGGACACCGACAGGCGAGTCGCTGGCGGCGCGTCCTGCGTCGGTTCACCGACAACCCCGACATCGACCGCTACCTCCGAACGCACCTCGACTGCGAGGTGATCACCGTCGAGAGCGCGAGCGCCTGACGCCGGTTACTCGAGGGGGTCGCGGTCGGTCGGCGACGGCCGGCGGCTGTCGGCCCCGTCGCCGACGTCGACGCGGGCGACGCCGCTGGTCTCGTCGAAGACGTGGTGGGTGTGGGGGTAGGCGAACTCGACTCCTTCTGACTCGAAGCGGCGGCGGATCTCGGCCTGGACGTTCGAGCGGGTGATCGCGAGTTTGTACGGGTGTTTCACCCAGAAGCGAACCGAGAGGCGGACGCCGTGGTCGGCGTACTCGACGATGTCACAGACCGGCGCGGCGCCGTACCTCGCGCTCCCGATCCGGATGTCCGGCCCGCCGGAGATGACGGTGTCGACGGAGCGGGCCGCCCGCGCAGTCAGCCGGCGGGCGGTCTCGAGGTCGCTCTCGTAGGTGATCTCGAAGTCGACGGAGACCCGCGTGCGCTCGTCCTCGGCGGAGTAGTTGATGACGTCGCGGGCGTGGATCTCGGAGTTCGGTATGACGATGAACGTGTTCTCGAGGGTGAAGATCTTCGTGTAGCGGATCGTGATGTCCTCGACGAACCCGCGGTGGCCCTCGTCGGTGATCTCGATCATGTCGCCGATCTCGTAGGGGCGGTCCGCGAGGATGAACAGGCCGTTGATGAGGCTCCCGATCAGCGGCGCGAGAACGACGGCGACGATCGCGGAGATGACGGTCACCGAGAGGAGGATTTCGAACCCGCTGATCCCGCCGAGAATGCTGATCGCGATCACGACGGTGACGACGAGAACGGAGATACGGACCCCGCGGAGAACCGTTCGCGTGACGCTGGGACGGCCGATTCGACGGGCGACCGTCCGACCCGCGAACCGGACGACGAGTTTCGAGAGGTACCAGCCGACGACGAGCACGACGAGCGCGAGCGCGACGTCGACGGCCAGATCCGGCACCCCGCCGGGGAGGACGCCGTCGAGGGCGGCCGCCGCCTCGCTCTCGTTTCCGGTCCCGCTCGAGCCGTCCTGTGGGCTCTCCTCGTCGATCGTCTCCGCCGCCGACAGGACAGCGCCGCGCATGCAGTGACTCTCATGGCGACACTGGTTAAGGGTTCTGACCGTCGTGAGCCGGTCGACGTCGGAGACAACTGGATTTCGAAAACGGGTGTTACTCAATCCATAATAAATCCTTTAGTGGTCGGGCGCGTGAGAGCAGCTATGGCCTCTGACGAACTGCGCTCGAGCGTCGAACGGGTCGGCGACCGGTTCAACCTCGGCGAGTACGAGATCGACGCCTACCTCACCGTCCTCGAGCACGGACAGCTGACCGCGAGCGAGATCGCGGACCGAACGGACATCCCGCAGCCGCGAGTGTACGACACGGTTCGCAGCCTCAGCGACCGCGGGCTCGTCGAACTGCGCGAGTCCCGGCCCATGAAGATCGTGGCGATCGATCCCGCGGAGGCGTTCGAGAACGTCCAGTCGTCGCTCGAGGCGCTGATCGACGACCTCGAGTCCCGGTACACCGCCCCCGCCCGCGACACGGAGGCGGTGTCGCTGGTCAAGTCCCGCTCGACGATCCTCCGCTACCTCGAGGAGGTGATCGACGACGCCGAGTACGAACTGGCGCTCTCGCTCACGCCCGATCTCCTGACGCGGTTCGAGGACAAGCTCCGGACGGTGACGGACGCCGGCGTCAGCGTCGACCTGATCGTCACTCCCGCCGCCGAAGCGCCCGATCCGGAGCGGTTTGACTACCTCGAGGTGGCGACCACCGCCCGGGCCCGCCGCGGGATCACCACGCCGGTGATCGCCGTCGCGGACGGCAACTACTCGATCTACGCGACCCAGGACGCCCTGCGCGACGACCAGGACCGCTACGGCGTCATCTTCAACCGGTCTGCGCTCGGCTTTCTGGTCTCGGGCTTTTTCGGCACCGTGCTCTGGACGACCGCCGAGCGGACCCTCGGGGAAAACGGCGAGAGCCGCCCGTATCCGCGCCGGTACGCCTCGATTCGCCGGTGCGTGAAGGACCTGATAGACGCCGGCGGGGAGTTCTACGCGACGATCGACGGCCGCGACGTCGAGGTCGGGGGCCAGCGGATCGTTCGCGGCCGGGTCGTCGACGTCTCCTTCGAGATGACCGAGGAGGTCGCCGGGCTCACGATCGAGACCGCAGACGGCGAGGAGGTCACCGTCGGCGGCCGCGTGGCCGCACTCGAGGACATCGAGGCCCACCAGATACTGATCGGCGAGCACGAGCCGCCGGCCATCGAGCGGTAACGGGCGTCGCCGCTCCGACGGACGCCGGGGAACTCGGTCGCCGTCCGTAGACGACCGACCGCCACGATCGGAGCGGAGCAGCGTTTCTCTCGGGGCCACCGGTGGAGCCTCACGTCTACAGGAGTTCTCGCCGCCGTCACCGACTCGCCGTCACGGAGCGGACGCCTCGAGGCGGTCGTGGCTTCGAGACGACACTCGAGCGGTGGACGGTGAGGTCGACGTCGCTTCGCCACCTCCGACACACTCCGTTACCCGATCTATTGCCACGATAACGGTATTCGGCGGTGGAAGCCGCGGAAATTGACAATCTTTCGAATGGATTTGTCCGAGAACGGAGGGGTGCCGGCATTAGAATTAAGGCAGCGGGTGTGGCGAGTTTAGAAAATGGGTCGCGAACGCTGCAATTCTGGAGGGCGCGACGGCGTCTCCCGGCGACGGTTCATCGCAGCAGCCTCGACCGCATCCGCCGGGACGGCCGCCATCGCCGGCTGTCTCGGTCGGGGTGCGGAGGAGGGGTCGGTCGTCGCCTACGGCGACACCGATTTTCAGGACATCATGGACCCCGACGGAGAGTTGCATCAGGCGCTCTGGGACGCCGGCCTCGACGAGGACATCACCGTCGAGGTTCGCACCGGGCCGGACGAAACCGAGCAGCGCCGGTCTGCCGCACAGTCGGCGCTACAGGCGGGACGTCCCCAGCCCGACCTGTTCATGATGGACAGCGGGTGGACGATCCCGTTCATCCTGCGCGAGCAGACGAGCAACCTCGAGGACCGTCTCTCGAGTGAGACGCTCGGTCTGATCGAGAACGACTACCTCGAGGCGGCGGTCGAGACCGCTCGTCACCCGGAAACCGGGGAACTGCACGCGCTGCCGCTGTTTCCGGATTTCGGCACGATGCAGTACCGCAAGGATCTCGTCGAGGACGCCGGGTACGACACCGACGACTGGGACACCGAGGCGCTGTCGTGGCAGGAGTTCTCCGAAATCGCGGCCGACGTCCGGGACCAGTCCGACGCCGACATGGGGTTTACGACGCAGGCCGCCGCCTACGAGGGGCTCGCCTGCTGTACGTTCAACGAGGTAATGAGCACCTTCGGCGGCGCGTACTTCGGCGGACTGGACACCCTGTTCGAGGCCGGCGAGCGCGAGATCACGGTCGACGAGGAACCGGTCGTAGACGCGATCCGGATGATGCGGACGTTCATCCGCGGGCAGGACGACGAGTACGCCCTCGACGGCTACGAGCAGATCGCTCCGACGGCGATCGTCCAGTACACCGAGGAGGACGCCCGGGGCCCCTTCGCGAACGGGAACGTCGTGATGCATCGAAACTGGCCGTACTCGATCGCGATCGCCCACGACGAAGGGATGGGTGACGAGGTCGGGATGATGCCGATGCCGTACGGCGTCGAGGAAGACGACGCCGAGTACGACGGTCTCGGCGGCACGGCAGCGGCCCTCGGTGGCTGGCACCTCACCCTGAATCCGGCGAGCGAGAACGCGGAGGAGGCGATTCAGGTGATGGACGCCTTCGCGACCGAGGAGGTCATGCTCACGATCTTCGAAATTCAGGGCTGGATACCGCCGATCGTCGAGTTGCTCGACGATCTCGACCCCGAAGAGAGCGGGCCGGTCGCCAACTACGCCGAGACGATCCAGATCGCGGGCGAAAACGCGGTTCCCCGGCCGGTGACCGACATCTGGCCGGAGCAGGCGGCGCACATCTTCGGAGAGGTGAACCGGGCCTACCGCGGCGTGAAGTCCCCCGAGGAAGCGATGGGGGACCTGAAGGAACGACTCGAGATGAGCGAAGCGGACGTGAGGGGACAAGATGGCAACTGATACCGATACCGGAATCGGCGACGAATCGCCCGAGCGCGAGCGGTCAGGAAACGCCGTCGTCAACTGGATGGAGGGGCTCAGCGAGGCGGCGTACGCCTATCTCCTGTTGATTCCGGCGTTCGCCCTGCTCGTGTTCATCGCCTTTTACCCGCTGATCATGACGTTCGTCATGTCCCTCCGGGAGGATCGGACCCGCGGCGCCGACCCGCTCGGAGGGTTCGTCGGCCTCGAGAACTACGTCAACGTC
Above is a genomic segment from Natrononativus amylolyticus containing:
- a CDS encoding HesB/IscA family protein, which encodes MSTDSAETNDTRPQIEVTETAAERALALLDEEGMETTRAGLRLFVQQGGCAGLSYGMRFDGEPEEDDTVYNHHDLRVFVDPASLKYIEGSVLDYESGLQAEGFHVENPNVVSECGCGESFRT
- a CDS encoding dodecin, with the protein product MVFKKITLIGTSSESFDAAADDAIDRAEETLDNVHWVEVDELGVEVATADDREYQAEVTVAFRLED
- a CDS encoding pyridoxal-phosphate-dependent aminotransferase family protein; this encodes MVDGNTEPPAVDELTPPDRTLMGPGPSDVNPRVLRAMSTPLVGHLDPSFIEIMDEVQELLRYTFRTDNQWTVPVSGTGSAAMEAAIGNVVEPGDTMLVPTNGYFGGRMASMARRAGGEVVEVDAPWGEPLEPAAVSDALAEHDPDVFGFVHAETSTGVLQPNVPELTAAAHDHDALVIADTVTSIGGVELRVDEWDIDVAYAGPQKCLSCPPGASPLTLSDTAMEKVLSRDEDPRSWYLDLTLLEGYWGDDRSYHHTAPITNVYAIREALRLVAEEGIEQRWERHRHLAGALKAGVEGMGLEMNAPDEYWLPSLNAVRVPEGVDDGEVCAELLERYDLEIAGGLGDLSGEIFRIGCMGHSARPQNVAYVVTALGDVLEDFGADVDPGAGVAGMRRALGE
- a CDS encoding DUF7116 family protein, giving the protein MRLVEQARSIFAELGYSVEGSGPEFRAERGWKVVHVNTVLETRDPPSGPGEFRCFVAQPEDADDLERRLERTDPDYEWAIIVVDGDEYQVEHAPSGPNASA
- a CDS encoding DUF5816 domain-containing protein encodes the protein METMSTDDGRTVYVSETEGDRGSKAPFLVAYESLEGERRYGWFCANCESFDNAMDSMGRIQCNRCGNFRKPTEWDAAHE
- a CDS encoding bifunctional metallophosphatase/5'-nucleotidase, with the protein product MPLRLLQYSDVENACDDPPRIGRLAALLRTYSDDETLLVGTGDNTAPGVLPLVTEGRQVLEFYDAVEPDVATFGNHDFDFGPEAALEVVRESPHRWLSANVRRNGGVFGAEAGVEPWTILERADTRVGFTGVTTARTGSLNPMATGLEFREPIPAARDAVDALRAAGVDCVVVCSHLGSRDDELARAVDADVILGGHVASSRIERIDGTLVTRPGDGGHAVVEVTIDAEPTATLRSATEVAPAPDVVSAFERLVETTGLDDVVARVDEPLERTEETLFGGESPVGNFVADAYRWQTGADVALQNSGGIRSGSPLEGEVTVADCISLVPFDEPLTVAELDGETLEAVVSDAAGLDLSFAEDDWWHAHVSGMALEWNPADHAVDLRRVGGEPFDPDGTYTLATSDYLFHTTDEFPALGPDHRREQTAASQYEVLAAYAREFGIEPGVDGRVRRVD
- a CDS encoding universal stress protein; this encodes MTLVVVPVRYPLTKHSRQTLERAVALSREQDASLTVLHVNLYQNGTNVTRTDLKDEVERQFGNVSNVRYVVRKGFLVEESILDEVAAERADVVVIGHRQASRWRRVLRRFTDNPDIDRYLRTHLDCEVITVESASA
- a CDS encoding mechanosensitive ion channel family protein, coding for MRGAVLSAAETIDEESPQDGSSGTGNESEAAAALDGVLPGGVPDLAVDVALALVVLVVGWYLSKLVVRFAGRTVARRIGRPSVTRTVLRGVRISVLVVTVVIAISILGGISGFEILLSVTVISAIVAVVLAPLIGSLINGLFILADRPYEIGDMIEITDEGHRGFVEDITIRYTKIFTLENTFIVIPNSEIHARDVINYSAEDERTRVSVDFEITYESDLETARRLTARAARSVDTVISGGPDIRIGSARYGAAPVCDIVEYADHGVRLSVRFWVKHPYKLAITRSNVQAEIRRRFESEGVEFAYPHTHHVFDETSGVARVDVGDGADSRRPSPTDRDPLE
- the trmB gene encoding HTH-type sugar sensing transcriptional regulator TrmB — encoded protein: MASDELRSSVERVGDRFNLGEYEIDAYLTVLEHGQLTASEIADRTDIPQPRVYDTVRSLSDRGLVELRESRPMKIVAIDPAEAFENVQSSLEALIDDLESRYTAPARDTEAVSLVKSRSTILRYLEEVIDDAEYELALSLTPDLLTRFEDKLRTVTDAGVSVDLIVTPAAEAPDPERFDYLEVATTARARRGITTPVIAVADGNYSIYATQDALRDDQDRYGVIFNRSALGFLVSGFFGTVLWTTAERTLGENGESRPYPRRYASIRRCVKDLIDAGGEFYATIDGRDVEVGGQRIVRGRVVDVSFEMTEEVAGLTIETADGEEVTVGGRVAALEDIEAHQILIGEHEPPAIER
- a CDS encoding extracellular solute-binding protein, whose product is MGRERCNSGGRDGVSRRRFIAAASTASAGTAAIAGCLGRGAEEGSVVAYGDTDFQDIMDPDGELHQALWDAGLDEDITVEVRTGPDETEQRRSAAQSALQAGRPQPDLFMMDSGWTIPFILREQTSNLEDRLSSETLGLIENDYLEAAVETARHPETGELHALPLFPDFGTMQYRKDLVEDAGYDTDDWDTEALSWQEFSEIAADVRDQSDADMGFTTQAAAYEGLACCTFNEVMSTFGGAYFGGLDTLFEAGEREITVDEEPVVDAIRMMRTFIRGQDDEYALDGYEQIAPTAIVQYTEEDARGPFANGNVVMHRNWPYSIAIAHDEGMGDEVGMMPMPYGVEEDDAEYDGLGGTAAALGGWHLTLNPASENAEEAIQVMDAFATEEVMLTIFEIQGWIPPIVELLDDLDPEESGPVANYAETIQIAGENAVPRPVTDIWPEQAAHIFGEVNRAYRGVKSPEEAMGDLKERLEMSEADVRGQDGN